One window of the Candidatus Methylomirabilota bacterium genome contains the following:
- a CDS encoding type II toxin-antitoxin system RelE/ParE family toxin produces the protein MSADRAFTITWTETALKLVEAIPDQRIRRLITQRADQLTRSPEQQGKPLIADLAGFRSVRAVGQRYRIVYRVERREVTVLIVAVGRRRSRDKSDIYELARKLLRQGLLG, from the coding sequence ATGAGCGCGGATCGCGCGTTCACGATCACCTGGACTGAGACCGCGCTCAAGCTCGTCGAAGCCATCCCGGACCAACGCATCAGACGTCTCATCACGCAACGCGCCGATCAGCTCACCAGATCGCCCGAGCAACAGGGCAAGCCGCTGATCGCCGACCTTGCTGGCTTCCGCAGTGTCCGCGCCGTCGGTCAACGGTACCGCATCGTCTACCGCGTCGAGCGACGAGAGGTCACCGTTCTCATTGTCGCGGTCGGCCGTCGGCGATCCAGAGACAAGAGCGATATCTACGAACTCGCCAGGAAACTCCTACGGCAAGGACTGCTTGGATAG
- a CDS encoding type II toxin-antitoxin system prevent-host-death family antitoxin: MTELTISEARKALLELPEKLARTPERVVTITRRGEPVLAILPWEFYESIVETLEILGDPEMVTALRESLEDFKRGRTVSHTEAKKRLGV; this comes from the coding sequence ATGACCGAACTCACGATTTCCGAAGCGCGCAAGGCTCTCCTGGAGCTCCCCGAGAAGCTCGCTCGGACGCCAGAGCGCGTCGTGACGATCACGCGTCGCGGCGAGCCCGTGCTGGCGATTCTGCCGTGGGAGTTCTACGAGAGCATCGTCGAAACACTGGAGATTCTCGGGGACCCCGAGATGGTCACGGCGCTCCGAGAAAGTCTCGAGGACTTCAAGCGTGGGCGCACGGTCAGTCATACGGAGGCCAAGAAGCGTCTCGGCGTATGA
- a CDS encoding HigA family addiction module antitoxin — MARLAIHPGEHLAEELKALGMSAAELARQVKVPTNRITGILNGQRALTGDTALRLGHFFGTSPEFWLNLQSLYELRLAEERVGKTIRNLPTLKRQKFGRQPVNA, encoded by the coding sequence ATGGCACGCTTGGCGATCCATCCTGGCGAACATCTTGCTGAAGAACTGAAGGCGCTCGGTATGAGCGCCGCGGAACTGGCCCGCCAGGTGAAGGTGCCGACGAACCGCATCACGGGGATCCTGAACGGACAGCGGGCCCTCACCGGCGACACCGCCCTGCGCTTGGGGCACTTCTTTGGCACGAGCCCAGAATTCTGGCTCAACCTCCAGAGCCTCTATGAGCTGCGGCTAGCCGAGGAGAGAGTCGGCAAGACCATCAGGAATCTGCCCACACTCAAGCGGCAGAAGTTTGGGCGCCAGCCGGTCAACGCCTGA
- a CDS encoding type II toxin-antitoxin system RelE/ParE family toxin yields MIVSYRDKRTREFAAGKRVKAFSGFARSAQLRLDRLDAAVSVKDLAALPGNRFETLSGDRTGQYSIRINDQWRICFEWPEGSVGPVNVEIVDYH; encoded by the coding sequence ATGATCGTCAGCTACCGGGACAAGCGCACTCGAGAATTTGCCGCCGGGAAGCGAGTTAAGGCGTTCTCTGGGTTCGCACGGTCCGCGCAGCTGAGGCTCGATCGTCTTGACGCGGCCGTGTCGGTGAAGGACTTGGCTGCCTTGCCAGGTAACCGATTCGAGACGCTGAGCGGCGACCGGACGGGCCAGTACAGCATTCGCATCAACGACCAGTGGCGCATCTGTTTCGAGTGGCCGGAGGGTTCCGTGGGCCCGGTCAATGTTGAAATCGTGGACTATCATTAG
- a CDS encoding DUF1330 domain-containing protein — MAAYAVGLYNIWDASWGPTYREKVGELVAKHGGKYIVRSSDPWEVLEGTPPQLTGLTLIEFPSMEQARAWYNDPEYAPLIRLRQSGSRLDFLLVEGSTW; from the coding sequence ATGGCAGCCTATGCGGTCGGACTCTACAATATTTGGGATGCCTCATGGGGCCCGACGTATCGCGAGAAGGTCGGAGAACTCGTTGCGAAGCACGGTGGGAAATACATCGTCCGATCGAGTGATCCCTGGGAAGTGCTTGAAGGCACCCCACCTCAGCTCACCGGTCTCACTCTCATTGAGTTCCCGTCGATGGAGCAGGCACGGGCTTGGTACAACGACCCCGAATACGCTCCACTGATCCGGCTGCGCCAGAGTGGGTCGAGACTCGATTTTCTCCTTGTCGAGGGCTCGACGTGGTAG
- a CDS encoding cupin domain-containing protein — protein MRRSTLTVGAALVFGMVLGVTAAGLVNAMQQGKVSVAELYKADLVTSDGKEASMFMAELAPGANMGKHYHPGDAFAYILEGTMLLEIAGKPSVTLTVGQSGSLPPRTVHDDKNASQTAPLKFLVFHVAKKGEPLAVPVQ, from the coding sequence ATGAGACGCTCAACGCTCACGGTAGGCGCAGCGCTCGTTTTCGGAATGGTCCTCGGGGTCACGGCAGCCGGGCTCGTCAACGCCATGCAACAGGGCAAGGTGAGCGTGGCGGAACTGTACAAGGCGGACCTCGTCACGAGCGATGGGAAGGAAGCCAGCATGTTCATGGCCGAGCTTGCGCCCGGCGCCAACATGGGCAAGCACTATCACCCGGGCGACGCCTTCGCCTACATCCTCGAAGGAACGATGCTCTTGGAGATCGCAGGCAAGCCATCCGTCACACTTACTGTGGGCCAGAGCGGCAGCCTGCCGCCCCGCACCGTGCACGACGACAAGAATGCCAGCCAGACGGCGCCTCTGAAATTCCTGGTCTTCCACGTTGCGAAGAAGGGCGAACCGTTGGCCGTCCCCGTGCAATGA
- a CDS encoding sigma 54-interacting transcriptional regulator — protein sequence MADSTSLHPTDRILGNATAMAELRAQIRHLATFDTVGSPHVPTLLLQGETGTGKGLLARVIHDSGPRAHGPFVDVNCAAIPEHLLEAELFGFDVGAFTDAKRAKPGLFESASGGTLFLDEIEALPMTLQGKLLRSIEDKRVRRLGAVTEHAVDVKVVAAAQRQLHEAVAEKRFRPDLYHRLAVVVVQIPPLRERSDDIVLLAKYFLNVYASAHGLATKQLAPDAQTWLWTYDWPGNVRELAHLMERITLLVPEPVVVAHVLKRLLVTHPRLAGPSVPETSVPSIVGGDEEQIRAAIARTHGNVVRAARLLGLSRNAFRYRMLRYGIERRPTAHADGPAERHAEVSENDSGGAVHVHVDGAEPTWEKKLVAVATIHLTFPRTADIDAAHPQPWTLAKRWEQILTDKVHGFGGILLNSSPCLFTALFGIPHTLEQMAVRALHAALAIRHAVAETATVDSPELRAAVHLGDVLLDLRPPFIPARLLAVGDTLAYPIRLLGQAAAGEVAVSSAVQRVVARDCSLVAREIVVELGGASPDRAYIVTSIRPVGAHRTSRFVGRERELAELSRMLDHVSQGRGQVVAIVGEAGVGKSRLRHEFTEAVRASCLVVEAVSSPGQSHAFVPLIEMLKRYFAIDARDDKRMRREKVTERVLTLDKHLEETLPYLLPLLDVVDPRSTLAQMDPAARRRRTFDAVKALLLRESLNQPILVVVEDLHGIDDETLGFLDVLVDAVPEARVLLLVTYRPEHGHGWSGKTYYTQLRLDPLDAKQADEMTAALVGEAPDLKELVVRKAQGNPLFIEEIARALLDGGPDAFELPPTIQGVLAARVDQLAKDERALLQTLAVLGHEFPLTLVQNVWDGTADELRVLLARLQASEFIRERPALPETTYSFKHALTRDVAYTALDPELRRRVHVRAAEATETLFADGLDDHYHVLAHHAQRAGLTSKAVDYLGLAGRQAVQRSAYAEAIAHFRSSLALLSSLPPGRERNQRELGVQTSLGAALMATEGMGAPQVEEVFQRARELCREVGETPQLFRVLQGLSVFYALRVKLRTSEELADERRRLAERLENPALVLQAQIARGHVLLALGELPAARAELERAAGLYDPRQHHALAFGGVDPSGRDHAAIVLWLLGYPDKALASMRQMLAIAREQPHPFTLTVAQLFAAMLHQLRRESGLTREWAEAATVLTTRHAFAMWRAMALVLSGWAFAAEGDTSEGILRMRRGIDDWRATGAELLRPYFLGLLAEALAYSGGHDEGLLLLGEALDIVRRTEQHWCEADLLRLQGDVLLAAAREREAAASLDAALGLARRQEAKSLELRAAMSLSRLLQRRGDYDEAQTLLAGVHGWFSEGFDTPDLRQAATLLR from the coding sequence ATGGCGGATTCGACCTCGCTCCATCCCACGGACCGCATCCTCGGCAACGCCACAGCGATGGCCGAGTTGCGTGCACAGATCCGTCACCTCGCCACCTTCGACACCGTAGGAAGTCCCCATGTACCCACCCTGCTGCTGCAGGGCGAGACAGGTACGGGCAAAGGACTGCTCGCGAGGGTCATCCACGACAGCGGTCCGCGCGCTCACGGGCCATTCGTGGACGTCAACTGCGCCGCCATTCCAGAGCATCTGCTCGAAGCCGAGCTGTTTGGTTTCGACGTCGGTGCCTTCACCGACGCCAAGCGCGCGAAGCCCGGGCTGTTCGAGTCAGCTTCCGGCGGCACGCTCTTCCTCGATGAGATCGAAGCGTTGCCGATGACCCTACAGGGTAAGCTCCTGCGATCGATCGAGGACAAGCGCGTGCGTCGACTCGGAGCGGTTACCGAGCACGCGGTGGACGTGAAGGTCGTGGCGGCCGCGCAGCGCCAGCTCCACGAGGCGGTGGCCGAGAAGCGCTTCCGACCGGATCTCTACCACCGCCTTGCCGTCGTCGTCGTCCAGATTCCGCCGCTGCGCGAGCGGTCTGACGACATCGTTTTGCTGGCGAAGTACTTCCTGAATGTCTACGCCAGCGCACATGGACTCGCCACAAAGCAGCTTGCTCCCGATGCGCAAACGTGGTTGTGGACGTACGACTGGCCAGGAAACGTACGCGAGTTAGCGCACCTCATGGAGCGGATCACATTGCTCGTGCCTGAGCCGGTCGTCGTTGCACACGTGCTGAAGCGCCTGTTGGTCACGCATCCGCGTCTCGCAGGTCCATCGGTGCCGGAGACGTCCGTTCCGTCGATTGTCGGCGGGGACGAGGAGCAGATCCGAGCAGCCATCGCTCGAACCCATGGCAACGTCGTGCGGGCCGCGCGCCTCCTGGGGCTGAGTCGAAACGCGTTCCGCTATCGGATGCTCCGCTATGGTATCGAGCGTCGGCCCACGGCGCACGCGGACGGTCCTGCCGAACGCCACGCCGAAGTCTCGGAGAATGATTCGGGTGGCGCAGTCCACGTCCACGTGGACGGTGCGGAGCCGACCTGGGAGAAGAAGCTCGTTGCGGTCGCGACCATCCACCTGACGTTCCCTCGGACAGCGGACATCGATGCGGCGCATCCTCAGCCGTGGACGCTTGCGAAGCGCTGGGAGCAGATCCTCACGGACAAAGTGCACGGCTTCGGAGGCATCCTCCTCAACAGCAGCCCGTGTTTATTCACCGCGCTGTTCGGTATCCCACACACGCTGGAGCAGATGGCGGTACGTGCCTTACACGCTGCGCTCGCAATCCGCCACGCCGTGGCCGAGACGGCGACGGTGGACAGCCCTGAGCTGCGCGCCGCCGTCCACCTTGGCGACGTGCTCCTGGACCTCCGGCCCCCCTTTATTCCCGCACGGCTTCTCGCTGTTGGCGATACCTTGGCCTATCCCATACGGCTGCTCGGTCAGGCTGCAGCCGGCGAGGTCGCCGTCTCGTCCGCCGTCCAGCGTGTCGTCGCGCGCGACTGCTCGCTGGTCGCGCGCGAGATCGTCGTAGAACTCGGCGGTGCGAGTCCGGATCGTGCGTACATCGTCACCAGCATCCGGCCGGTCGGTGCTCACCGCACTAGCCGGTTCGTCGGACGCGAGCGTGAGCTCGCGGAACTCTCCCGGATGCTCGACCACGTGTCGCAAGGACGCGGGCAAGTGGTGGCCATCGTTGGCGAGGCCGGTGTCGGCAAGTCGCGGCTGCGCCATGAGTTCACCGAAGCCGTCCGCGCGTCGTGCCTTGTCGTCGAGGCCGTCTCCTCACCCGGGCAGTCGCATGCGTTTGTGCCGCTCATCGAGATGCTCAAGCGCTATTTCGCAATCGACGCCCGTGACGACAAACGGATGCGGCGTGAGAAGGTCACCGAGCGAGTCCTCACCCTCGACAAGCATCTCGAGGAGACGCTGCCGTATCTTCTCCCGCTCCTCGATGTCGTCGATCCTCGCTCGACACTCGCACAGATGGATCCAGCAGCGCGCCGGCGACGCACGTTCGACGCCGTCAAGGCGTTGCTGCTGCGTGAGAGCCTCAACCAGCCCATCCTCGTCGTCGTGGAGGACCTTCACGGCATCGACGACGAGACGCTCGGGTTCCTGGACGTCCTGGTCGATGCCGTGCCCGAGGCGCGCGTTCTGCTACTCGTGACGTACCGGCCGGAGCACGGGCATGGCTGGAGCGGCAAGACCTACTACACGCAACTGCGGCTCGATCCGCTCGATGCAAAACAGGCCGACGAGATGACGGCAGCGCTCGTCGGCGAGGCGCCAGATCTAAAGGAACTCGTCGTGCGCAAAGCGCAAGGCAACCCGCTCTTCATCGAGGAAATCGCCCGGGCGCTGCTCGATGGCGGCCCGGACGCGTTCGAGCTGCCGCCCACGATCCAGGGCGTGCTCGCCGCGCGCGTCGATCAGCTGGCCAAAGATGAACGCGCGCTGCTTCAGACGCTGGCCGTACTGGGCCACGAGTTCCCGCTTACCCTTGTGCAAAACGTTTGGGATGGTACCGCCGACGAACTGCGAGTGCTCCTCGCACGACTGCAGGCGAGCGAGTTCATCCGCGAGCGCCCCGCGTTGCCGGAAACAACGTACAGTTTCAAGCACGCGCTGACGCGAGACGTCGCTTACACCGCCCTGGATCCCGAGCTGCGGCGCCGCGTGCACGTCCGAGCCGCGGAGGCGACCGAAACGCTCTTCGCCGATGGACTCGATGATCACTACCACGTCCTCGCGCATCATGCGCAGCGGGCCGGCCTGACCTCGAAGGCCGTCGACTACCTCGGGCTAGCAGGCCGGCAGGCTGTCCAGCGCTCGGCCTACGCCGAGGCGATCGCCCATTTTAGGAGCTCGCTCGCGCTGCTGTCCTCGCTGCCGCCCGGCCGTGAGCGAAATCAGCGGGAGCTCGGAGTACAGACCTCGCTGGGCGCCGCGCTCATGGCCACTGAGGGGATGGGGGCGCCGCAGGTCGAGGAGGTGTTCCAGCGCGCCCGCGAGTTGTGCCGCGAGGTCGGCGAGACGCCACAACTGTTCCGGGTGTTGCAGGGGCTTAGTGTCTTCTATGCGCTGCGCGTCAAGCTGCGGACGTCGGAGGAACTGGCTGACGAGCGCCGGCGACTGGCCGAGCGGCTCGAGAATCCGGCCCTCGTCCTGCAGGCCCAGATTGCCCGGGGACACGTCTTGCTCGCTCTCGGCGAGCTGCCAGCGGCCCGCGCCGAGCTTGAGCGGGCGGCAGGACTCTACGACCCACGTCAGCATCATGCATTGGCCTTCGGCGGCGTCGATCCCAGTGGCCGAGACCATGCGGCCATCGTTCTTTGGTTGCTCGGCTATCCGGACAAGGCGCTGGCGAGCATGCGGCAGATGCTGGCGATCGCTCGCGAACAGCCGCACCCGTTCACGTTGACCGTGGCTCAGCTCTTCGCGGCGATGCTGCATCAACTGCGCCGCGAGAGCGGGCTGACGCGCGAGTGGGCGGAAGCCGCCACGGTGCTGACGACACGGCATGCTTTCGCCATGTGGCGGGCCATGGCGCTCGTGCTGAGCGGCTGGGCCTTCGCAGCAGAGGGGGACACAAGCGAGGGCATTCTGCGGATGCGTCGCGGCATCGACGACTGGCGTGCGACGGGAGCGGAACTTCTGCGCCCGTATTTTCTGGGCCTCCTCGCCGAGGCGCTCGCGTACTCGGGTGGGCATGACGAAGGGCTGTTGCTACTTGGCGAAGCGCTCGATATTGTTCGCCGGACCGAGCAACACTGGTGTGAGGCCGACCTGCTCCGCCTGCAAGGCGACGTCCTGCTCGCCGCCGCGCGTGAGCGCGAGGCCGCCGCCTCGCTCGACGCCGCGCTCGGGCTCGCTCGACGGCAAGAAGCGAAGTCGCTCGAGTTGCGGGCCGCGATGAGTCTGTCTCGTCTCTTGCAACGCCGAGGCGACTATGACGAAGCGCAAACGCTATTGGCCGGCGTTCACGGTTGGTTCTCCGAAGGATTCGATACGCCCGACCTGAGGCAAGCCGCCACGCTCCTCAGGTAG
- the rfbD gene encoding dTDP-4-dehydrorhamnose reductase, which produces MRALVVGASGQVGAALSVRLAARGHRVIATHHRTPAPSTRQLDFTDAAATERIIDETRPDWIFCAAGLIHVDYCEEVPAEAYRANRDAPAAAARLAARRGARFIYYSTEYVFDGRAGPYGEADQPDPLSVYGRSKLEGERAVVQANPGSLVVRTTVVYGPEPQGKNFVYQLLRRLRAGERMTVAVDQRSSPTYNEDLAAASVELAERGVGGVIHVAGPDILDRYAFARTACEVFDLDPESLTPVPTAELSQRAPRPLNAGLRTDRARALLTTPLRGPREGLEAMRRALAEGASVDTPGGRR; this is translated from the coding sequence ATGCGCGCCCTGGTCGTCGGCGCCTCTGGCCAGGTGGGAGCCGCCCTCAGCGTCCGCCTCGCCGCCCGCGGCCATCGCGTGATCGCCACCCACCACCGGACGCCAGCGCCGTCCACGCGGCAGCTCGACTTCACCGATGCCGCCGCCACCGAGCGGATCATCGACGAGACCCGGCCCGACTGGATCTTCTGCGCGGCCGGCCTCATCCACGTCGACTACTGCGAGGAGGTCCCGGCCGAGGCGTACCGCGCGAACCGCGACGCGCCGGCCGCCGCAGCCCGCCTGGCCGCCCGGCGGGGGGCCCGCTTCATCTATTACTCGACCGAGTACGTGTTCGACGGCCGGGCCGGCCCCTACGGCGAGGCCGACCAGCCCGACCCGCTGTCCGTCTACGGCCGGAGCAAGCTCGAGGGCGAGCGCGCCGTCGTGCAGGCGAATCCCGGCAGCCTTGTCGTCCGTACCACCGTGGTGTACGGGCCCGAGCCGCAGGGCAAGAACTTCGTCTACCAGCTTCTCCGGCGGCTCCGAGCGGGCGAGCGGATGACAGTGGCGGTCGATCAGCGCTCGAGCCCGACCTACAACGAGGACCTCGCCGCGGCCAGCGTGGAGCTGGCCGAGCGCGGGGTGGGAGGCGTGATCCACGTCGCCGGCCCGGACATTCTCGATCGCTACGCCTTCGCCCGTACGGCCTGCGAGGTGTTCGACCTGGACCCGGAGTCGCTGACCCCGGTGCCCACCGCGGAGCTGAGCCAGCGCGCCCCCCGCCCGCTGAACGCCGGCCTGCGCACCGACCGCGCCCGGGCCCTGCTGACGACGCCGCTGCGGGGGCCCCGGGAAGGGTTGGAGGCCATGCGCCGGGCGCTTGCGGAGGGAGCGTCGGTTGACACGCCCGGAGGCCGCCGGTAG
- a CDS encoding glucose 1-dehydrogenase has translation MTRSPFSLEGRSAIVTGGGTGIGKSIALEFARAGADVAVCSRKAEHVEPVAKAIKDLGRRAFAMVVDVRVEEQVQALVERAAHEFGRLDVMVNNAGASFRARPEDISLSGWNAVVGINLNGVFLGCKHAYRQMVKQDGGGAIINLASIAGVYGSTMMPHYGAAKAAVINLTRALAVAWARQGIRVNCIAPGPVETEGYIEVLRKTDPDADKTYRAVAARVAMGRWGRVEEIAYPAIFLASDASSFMTGETIVIDGGPSPRESES, from the coding sequence ATGACGCGCTCACCCTTCTCGCTGGAAGGCCGTTCGGCGATCGTGACTGGCGGGGGCACCGGCATCGGCAAGTCGATCGCGCTCGAGTTCGCGCGGGCCGGCGCCGACGTGGCGGTGTGCAGCCGCAAGGCGGAACACGTCGAGCCGGTGGCCAAGGCCATCAAGGACCTGGGCCGGCGCGCCTTCGCCATGGTCGTCGACGTCCGGGTCGAGGAGCAGGTCCAGGCGCTCGTGGAGCGCGCGGCCCACGAGTTCGGCCGGCTCGACGTCATGGTCAACAACGCCGGCGCCTCGTTTCGGGCGCGCCCGGAGGACATCTCGCTCAGCGGCTGGAACGCCGTGGTGGGCATCAACCTCAACGGCGTGTTCCTGGGCTGCAAGCACGCCTACCGGCAGATGGTGAAGCAGGATGGCGGCGGCGCCATCATCAACCTCGCCTCCATCGCGGGCGTGTACGGCTCGACCATGATGCCGCACTACGGCGCTGCCAAGGCCGCCGTCATCAACCTCACCCGCGCGCTGGCCGTGGCCTGGGCTCGTCAGGGCATCAGGGTGAACTGCATCGCCCCGGGCCCGGTGGAGACCGAGGGTTACATCGAGGTGCTGCGCAAGACCGATCCCGACGCCGACAAGACGTATCGAGCCGTGGCGGCCCGCGTGGCGATGGGGCGCTGGGGTCGCGTGGAGGAGATCGCGTACCCGGCCATCTTCCTGGCTTCGGACGCCTCCTCGTTCATGACGGGCGAGACCATCGTGATCGACGGCGGTCCCTCCCCGCGGGAGTCGGAAAGCTAG
- a CDS encoding response regulator, with the protein MSIAGSIHLDATAQTPGRAILVADDEDALRTMICEYLEECGHEVLPAANGMEAVRLIEQGLCAAVVLDLAMPRMGGLDAIPRILKLEPSIPIIVVTGYASPRAVGELQHWSVPVLSKPIDLPQLEAMLARGLGASGAA; encoded by the coding sequence ATGAGCATCGCGGGGTCGATCCACCTGGACGCCACGGCCCAGACACCGGGCCGGGCCATCCTGGTCGCCGACGACGAAGACGCGCTCCGAACAATGATCTGCGAATACCTGGAGGAATGCGGGCACGAAGTCTTGCCGGCCGCCAACGGCATGGAGGCCGTCCGCCTCATCGAGCAGGGGCTGTGCGCTGCGGTCGTGCTGGATCTCGCGATGCCGCGGATGGGCGGGCTCGATGCGATTCCGCGGATCCTGAAGCTGGAGCCCTCGATCCCCATCATCGTCGTGACCGGGTATGCCAGCCCGCGGGCCGTCGGCGAGCTCCAGCACTGGTCGGTGCCGGTTCTGTCCAAGCCTATCGACCTGCCCCAGCTCGAGGCCATGCTCGCCCGGGGCCTGGGGGCTAGCGGGGCAGCGTAA
- a CDS encoding Fe-Mn family superoxide dismutase has product MKTYKEQQFDHLHGLDGISDAQIAEHLQLYAGYVKQVNALNQELAEMRGQGKASGKNPEFAELTRRLGFEYGGMILHEYYFENLRRAGNAKPPAGSGLAQALDQGYGGVEQWTGDFQAIAEMRGVGWVVLFQDPVTDRLSNHWITLHAEGIPAGFKPLLVMDVWEHAFMRDYKATERAKYVAAFFRNIDWGLVERRLREEAPVRRAAA; this is encoded by the coding sequence GTGAAGACCTACAAAGAGCAGCAGTTTGACCATCTCCACGGGCTCGACGGCATCTCCGACGCCCAGATCGCCGAACACCTGCAGCTCTACGCCGGCTACGTCAAGCAGGTGAACGCGCTCAACCAGGAGCTGGCGGAGATGCGCGGGCAGGGCAAGGCGTCCGGCAAGAACCCGGAGTTCGCCGAGCTGACCCGCCGGCTGGGCTTCGAGTACGGCGGCATGATCCTGCACGAGTACTACTTCGAGAATCTGCGGCGGGCCGGTAACGCGAAGCCGCCGGCCGGCTCGGGGCTCGCCCAGGCCCTCGACCAGGGCTACGGGGGCGTCGAGCAGTGGACGGGGGATTTTCAGGCCATCGCCGAGATGCGCGGCGTGGGCTGGGTCGTCCTGTTCCAGGATCCCGTGACCGACCGGCTCAGCAACCACTGGATCACGCTGCACGCGGAGGGGATCCCCGCCGGCTTCAAGCCCCTGCTCGTCATGGACGTGTGGGAACACGCCTTCATGCGCGACTACAAGGCGACCGAGCGGGCGAAGTACGTGGCTGCCTTCTTCCGCAACATCGACTGGGGCCTGGTGGAGCGGCGCCTGCGCGAGGAAGCCCCGGTGCGCCGGGCGGCGGCCTGA
- a CDS encoding ABC transporter substrate-binding protein, translated as MKRALVLAVLALIAASPLVAAVMAQAPVPVRVGVIQPLSGPVAASGNYIRMGAEIARDWINAHGGVLGRRMELVIEDNKSDPKEAASAAEKLIVRDKVPAIMGAWGSSMTLAAMPKLEEYGVPMVVETSSAASITKRGNPWVFRISPPSEMEALGLEGYLPKLGIKRADFLAVNTDWGRGAITAFGDMLKKHGVAVGATEFMDQAATDMNAQITKIKGLPGDTLFLTTGVEQITLVLKQAQEQRLQRKIITTGGSSAPNQLIKQAGAAADGTYHILFFLPWFPEAMPAGKLAKAFVDEWNKRGHPFEGLTEGFRGHDGIATIAEAVRIAGKAEPKAIREALWKVGITGLNGPIRFAKDGPAGKESGQSKPSIFIVEIKNGKVALPDFLAKK; from the coding sequence ATGAAACGTGCCCTCGTGCTCGCCGTCCTCGCTCTGATCGCCGCCTCCCCCCTGGTGGCGGCCGTGATGGCCCAGGCGCCGGTCCCCGTGCGGGTCGGGGTCATCCAGCCCCTGTCTGGGCCGGTCGCCGCGTCCGGAAATTACATCCGCATGGGCGCCGAGATCGCCCGCGACTGGATCAACGCGCACGGTGGCGTGCTGGGCCGGCGGATGGAGCTGGTCATCGAGGACAACAAGTCCGATCCCAAGGAGGCGGCCAGCGCCGCCGAGAAGCTGATCGTGCGCGACAAGGTGCCGGCCATCATGGGGGCCTGGGGCTCCTCGATGACGCTCGCCGCAATGCCCAAGCTGGAGGAGTACGGTGTGCCCATGGTGGTGGAGACGTCCAGCGCCGCCTCCATCACCAAGCGCGGCAACCCGTGGGTGTTCCGCATCAGCCCGCCCAGCGAGATGGAGGCGCTCGGCCTGGAGGGCTACCTGCCCAAGCTGGGCATCAAGCGCGCCGACTTCCTGGCCGTCAACACGGACTGGGGCCGGGGCGCCATCACGGCCTTCGGCGACATGCTCAAGAAGCACGGGGTGGCGGTCGGCGCCACCGAGTTCATGGACCAGGCGGCCACCGACATGAACGCCCAGATCACCAAGATCAAGGGGCTGCCCGGGGACACCCTGTTCCTGACCACCGGCGTGGAGCAGATCACGCTCGTGCTCAAGCAGGCCCAGGAACAGCGGCTGCAGCGCAAGATCATCACCACCGGGGGTAGCTCGGCGCCCAATCAGCTCATCAAACAGGCGGGCGCCGCCGCCGACGGCACCTACCACATCCTCTTCTTCCTGCCCTGGTTCCCGGAGGCGATGCCCGCGGGCAAGCTGGCCAAGGCGTTCGTCGACGAGTGGAACAAGCGCGGGCATCCTTTCGAAGGACTGACCGAGGGCTTCCGCGGCCACGACGGCATCGCCACCATCGCCGAGGCCGTCCGCATCGCCGGCAAGGCCGAGCCCAAGGCCATCCGCGAGGCGCTGTGGAAGGTCGGCATCACCGGCTTGAACGGGCCCATTCGCTTCGCGAAGGACGGGCCGGCCGGCAAGGAAAGCGGCCAGTCCAAGCCCAGCATCTTCATCGTGGAGATCAAGAACGGCAAGGTCGCGCTGCCCGACTTCCTCGCCAAGAAGTGA